The following coding sequences are from one Candidatus Eisenbacteria bacterium window:
- a CDS encoding beta-lactamase family protein, which produces MSLVALASLTVLLMSAAPASPPAMPPSPRQIASAADRYLTARTELGGFSGAVLIARHGQVLFRKGFGWADIERRVRFSPETPHEVASVSKMFTAMAALELQEAGKLTLDQPICNLLEECPNAWRAVTVSQLIHHTSGIPDYEERLGLGSAPYLEFMGRAQATADLIENARRDTLEFEPGSQFHYSNTGYLVLARIIERIAGRPFADHVRQTLLEPAGMRSSGAVSQWTPGRDLAVGYTRGDVGWDTLLSGIPLERSGVVRVPRLPLAGTAGDGFLFSTVDDLLRWSRIMAGDDSARTDPVVSRSLATAAWTAGLGGYGAGWFVDEKFGRRRLSHTGFLPGHATNLVVFPDDGVTIVLCSNFDRIRIDRITRDLSAIALGQPCDLPVRGHVAKLAAGQLERLEGKYQMSDGAILTVRNEPDHLTAEWPKQFVAGLIPLSPTEFFMPMTEGRVTFDRIGATGAGRLNLRYSGVDHIGIRAPD; this is translated from the coding sequence ATGAGCCTCGTCGCACTCGCCTCACTCACCGTGCTGCTGATGTCCGCCGCTCCGGCTTCGCCGCCGGCCATGCCTCCCTCGCCGCGTCAGATCGCGAGCGCCGCCGACCGCTATCTCACTGCTCGAACCGAACTGGGCGGCTTCAGCGGCGCGGTCCTGATCGCGCGCCATGGCCAGGTGCTGTTTCGTAAGGGCTTCGGCTGGGCCGACATCGAGCGTCGAGTTCGCTTTTCACCCGAAACCCCTCACGAAGTCGCATCGGTCTCCAAGATGTTCACAGCCATGGCCGCGCTCGAGCTGCAGGAGGCCGGCAAGCTGACGCTCGACCAGCCGATCTGCAACCTGCTCGAAGAGTGCCCGAACGCGTGGCGCGCCGTCACCGTGAGCCAGCTGATCCACCACACCTCCGGGATTCCCGACTATGAGGAGCGGCTGGGACTCGGCTCTGCGCCGTACCTCGAGTTCATGGGGCGAGCGCAGGCGACCGCCGACCTGATCGAGAACGCAAGGCGGGACACGCTCGAGTTCGAACCCGGCTCCCAGTTCCACTACAGCAATACCGGCTACCTGGTGCTCGCCCGCATCATCGAGCGCATCGCGGGACGACCGTTCGCCGACCACGTTCGCCAGACGCTCCTCGAGCCCGCCGGCATGCGGAGTTCCGGAGCCGTGAGTCAGTGGACTCCCGGCAGGGATCTCGCGGTCGGCTATACGCGTGGCGACGTCGGCTGGGACACACTACTCTCCGGTATTCCCCTCGAGCGTTCGGGTGTCGTGCGAGTTCCGCGCCTGCCACTGGCGGGGACCGCCGGCGATGGATTCCTCTTCAGCACCGTCGACGATCTGTTGCGCTGGAGTCGCATCATGGCGGGTGACGACTCGGCGCGGACGGACCCCGTGGTTTCGCGCTCACTCGCGACCGCGGCGTGGACCGCGGGCCTCGGCGGCTATGGCGCCGGGTGGTTCGTCGATGAAAAGTTCGGACGGCGGCGGCTGTCGCACACCGGTTTCCTGCCGGGGCACGCGACGAATCTGGTGGTGTTCCCGGATGACGGCGTGACGATCGTGCTGTGCAGCAACTTCGATCGCATCCGCATCGATCGCATCACCCGCGACCTGTCGGCGATCGCGCTCGGTCAGCCCTGCGACCTGCCGGTGCGGGGGCATGTCGCAAAGCTCGCGGCGGGTCAGCTCGAGCGACTCGAGGGGAAATACCAGATGTCGGATGGCGCGATCCTCACGGTCCGGAACGAGCCCGACCATCTGACCGCCGAGTGGCCGAAGCAGTTCGTGGCGGGACTCATCCCGCTGTCGCCGACCGAGTTCTTCATGCCGATGACCGAGGGGCGCGTGACGT
- a CDS encoding DUF2079 domain-containing protein: protein MKGRRPASAAGSKPKPRLKSIAPPPATPAGWFERLTLALLITAYLGVYGTAVWVKHRYFLYTDFDLAIFTQAIDRLAHGSFWNSVRGMNWLGDHSSLILIPLAPLLAPFKNPLALLWAQTLVLALGAIPAYRLTRRLTGDPVAALSVALLYLMFPAVGYVNLFEFHPEAFATAPLLAAIDDLSDGRWRRGLLFAALAMLAREDVALAALGLAAFVLWLRRPGARATAARLAGLATVSLALTFLILQPMFSRGEAEYARMFGAWGQTPGTVLANLATHPWRAIEALFSTPGDPGDGLLKREYWLHLLLPVGALPLAAPLLLLAALPLLLLHLLSSRPQQHAIAFQYTAAVTPFVIAAAAFGLARLGRAFGAARSRLATRVLVVVALAASGFANYQFGPLFGHSRWQHRPPTERSRPDDAARRLRPFRERLVARIPPDAATIASFEYLPHLSARAELHSMHHILSGVYTFSSRSYPVPERIDAMIGNQGMEFRNAASRERLLGLIARNHLRPADGFDDAVLLLRGARDTVSLIDVAPRMPQRVLAIRFDDEIELVGVDPVSAVVQPGEVVTLITYWARRAPVTQLFATNTFVLDSTAQPRQFRARYLGYGLFTAERWRQDVVMRDTYRLVVSGTLPDGKYRVAFRVAHRRFGNDDREGGLAHASIAALNEPDQSLQMGSFEVRRAR, encoded by the coding sequence TTGAAAGGCCGCCGCCCCGCTTCAGCCGCTGGTTCGAAGCCGAAGCCCAGGCTCAAGTCGATCGCCCCGCCGCCGGCAACTCCGGCGGGGTGGTTCGAGCGGCTGACGCTGGCGCTGCTGATCACTGCGTACCTCGGCGTCTACGGAACCGCGGTGTGGGTGAAGCACCGCTACTTCCTCTACACCGACTTCGATCTCGCGATCTTCACCCAGGCGATCGATCGGCTGGCCCACGGTTCGTTCTGGAATTCCGTGCGCGGCATGAACTGGCTCGGCGATCACTCCTCGCTGATCCTGATTCCGCTCGCCCCGCTGCTCGCGCCGTTCAAGAACCCGCTCGCGCTGCTGTGGGCGCAGACGCTCGTGCTGGCGCTCGGCGCGATCCCGGCCTACCGGCTGACGCGTCGCCTCACCGGCGACCCGGTCGCGGCGCTGTCGGTCGCGCTGCTCTATCTGATGTTCCCGGCGGTCGGCTACGTGAACCTGTTCGAGTTCCACCCCGAAGCGTTCGCGACCGCTCCGCTGCTGGCGGCGATCGACGACCTGTCGGACGGGCGTTGGAGGCGCGGCCTGCTGTTCGCCGCGCTCGCCATGCTGGCGCGCGAGGACGTGGCGCTCGCCGCTCTGGGGCTTGCGGCGTTCGTGCTGTGGTTGAGACGGCCGGGAGCGCGGGCGACCGCGGCCCGGCTCGCCGGGCTCGCGACCGTTTCACTCGCGCTCACGTTTCTGATCCTGCAGCCGATGTTCTCGCGCGGTGAGGCCGAGTACGCCCGCATGTTCGGAGCCTGGGGGCAGACGCCGGGAACGGTGCTCGCGAATCTGGCCACGCATCCATGGCGCGCGATCGAGGCGCTCTTCAGCACCCCGGGCGATCCGGGCGACGGGTTGCTCAAGCGCGAGTACTGGCTGCACCTGCTGCTCCCGGTCGGCGCGCTTCCGCTGGCCGCTCCGCTGCTGCTGCTGGCCGCGCTGCCGCTGCTTCTGCTGCACCTGCTGTCGTCGCGGCCCCAGCAGCACGCGATCGCGTTTCAGTACACGGCGGCCGTCACGCCGTTCGTGATCGCGGCGGCTGCGTTCGGGCTGGCGCGGCTCGGTCGCGCGTTCGGGGCCGCCCGTTCGCGGCTCGCGACGCGCGTGCTGGTGGTGGTCGCGCTGGCGGCTTCGGGATTCGCGAATTACCAGTTCGGTCCGCTGTTCGGGCACAGCAGGTGGCAGCATCGTCCGCCCACCGAACGCTCGCGGCCGGACGATGCCGCGCGCCGCCTGCGGCCGTTTCGAGAGCGGCTCGTCGCGCGGATTCCGCCGGACGCCGCGACGATCGCGAGCTTCGAGTACCTGCCGCACCTGTCGGCGCGCGCGGAGCTGCACTCGATGCATCACATCCTGTCCGGGGTCTACACGTTTTCGTCGCGGAGCTACCCGGTCCCCGAACGGATCGACGCAATGATCGGCAACCAGGGCATGGAGTTTCGAAACGCCGCATCACGCGAGCGACTGCTCGGCCTGATCGCCCGCAACCACCTGCGCCCGGCGGACGGTTTCGACGACGCGGTCCTCCTGCTGCGCGGTGCGCGCGACACCGTTTCGCTGATCGACGTGGCTCCACGCATGCCGCAGCGCGTGCTGGCGATCCGCTTCGACGACGAAATCGAACTGGTCGGCGTGGATCCGGTGTCCGCGGTCGTCCAGCCCGGCGAGGTGGTCACGCTGATCACCTACTGGGCGCGCCGCGCACCGGTGACGCAGCTGTTTGCGACCAACACCTTCGTGCTCGATTCGACCGCACAGCCGCGGCAGTTTCGCGCGCGCTACCTGGGCTACGGACTGTTCACCGCCGAGCGCTGGCGGCAGGATGTTGTCATGCGCGACACCTACCGGCTGGTCGTCTCCGGAACGCTGCCGGATGGCAAGTACCGGGTGGCGTTTCGGGTCGCGCACCGACGCTTCGGCAATGACGACCGGGAGGGTGGCCTCGCGCACGCGAGCATTGCGGCGCTCAACGAGCCCGACCAGTCGCTGCAGATGGGGAGCTTCGAAGTGCGGCGCGCCCGCTAG